The Argiope bruennichi chromosome 5, qqArgBrue1.1, whole genome shotgun sequence genome segment TGGAATGCTTTCTCGGAACTTGCATTACAGAGACAATGGTCAGAACTGCGGATATCTCGGAAGCAGTGCAAAATGTTATTGATACCATAATGAGCGCCGCTAATGAAACCATACCAAAGAGTTCCCCACGTCTCAGAAAATTTCGAAGAccatggtggaatgaagcttgtcgcgacagttATAAGActcaaaaaaaaactttggaacaTATTTAGAAGGTACCCAACAACAAAAAATCTAATTGCTTTTAAACGAGCCAAAGCCTTTGCTCGCAGAGTTCGCCGTCAAAGTCAAAGGGAATCATGGGCATCTTTTGTTTCATCCATAACATACTCCACTTCCAGTAAAACCTTGTGGAACAAAGTTAAGGCCGCCAATGGGATTTATCGTGAATTTACCATCCCTGTTTTGAATACAGGAGAAGTGAAACATTCCGCTCCATTGGACATAGCTAACATTCTTGGCCAAGCATTCGCGAAAGTTTCAGCAAttgattcttatagtcctgaatttacggcaattaagaatcgcgcggaacgatCGCATTTGCGTTTTAATACCAAGAGAACTTTTCCATATAACTGCAAATTTGGAATGTCAGAACTGGACGCAGCGTTATCTCGCACCCGTGATACCAACCCCGGGCCAGATGGAATCGTATAttgcatgcttcgccatttgaatagaGTTTCCctttccaatttattatttttattcaatagaatctGGAATGAGCAGATATACCCTCATCAATGGTGCGAAGCTTTTGTGATTCCAGtgttaaaacctggcaaagaaccatcAAATCCTTTGAATTATAGACCAATTTCTCTTACGAGttgtcccctcaggggctcacctactataggtgagtacgggtgtcccaatcccgaggtatccagggatctatactccctttatgtttactctccactgcgccttctgctgtctccttttttttcttctttccctcgagggtaggcgagggagctctccatgagaagctgtcgccgctctgtttgcttcctgcttctcatggacagcaaatacccccacgtgtttgccgtgcgtggcgacccattagacgggtggtgcactgtggtccccggtgtatcaatcggccggtaactagcaacctgagttactagtctgctagggatcaagcgaaggggttactccttgggcttggcgttaagggtggtcactgtccccgggggtaactccgagcgtataggtaccgattagcgctagggtaagcgccgaggctgggaatggccagagccggtggctgccttcccttgttgggctccgtggtgggcggtgccgtcgggacCCGAAACCATATTCATATCGCATGGGGCCTAAAAACTTTCAGCAACGAacggaaattaaaaaaactaaacaaatttattttgatcatttttttgtCATCAAGCGTTTATCTGACACAAACGAAACATTTCACACGGTTTCGCCATTCCTTGTTGAGAAAGCTATTGTGAGCGTAATTGGAGAAGTACCATCCATCCGTAAACTTCGTTCTGGTGACCTACTTGTGGAAGTTGGTACTCAAAAACaatcacatcaaattttaaaaatgaaagctttgGCTACAATTCCTATTGAAGTGAGCACTCATTCTTCCCTTAATTCCTCAAAGGGTGTTATAACCTGTGGGGAGTTGTATCATTCTACGATTGAAGAAATTACGGAAGACCTGAAATCTGAGGGAGTAACTCATGTGCGTCGTATCTTTATCCGACGAGATGGACAACTCCTCCCCACAAAACACCTTGTTCTCACTTTCCAATCTCCAACTTTGCCAGAAAAGGTTAAAGCAGGCTACATGAAATTGGCTGTGCGACCCTTTATTCCTAATCCTCTGCGATGTTATCAGTGCCAGCGATTTGGACATTCTAAAATTTCCTGCCGCGGGACACccacttgcgcccgttgtgcagagaaaGGACACGACAGCCAGCAGTGTACGGCTCAAGAAAAATGTGTTAACTGCAGCGGCGATCACACATCTTTTTCTAGATCTTGTCCGCGTTGGCAGTTGGAGAAAGATATCATTGCATTGAAGACTAAGGAACAAATATCCTATGTAGAGGCAAAAAGAAAGATTCTCGCTCAAACACCTAAGCCAGGTCTAAGTTATGCTACAGCTTCAAAAGTTCCAGTTCCGGGAAATTTCTGTACAAACTGCTCCTGCATGAATTGTACTAAATTTACCaccaaaacaaaaattgttgaaaaaacatCAGAGTCAGAAACTGAACCATCCTCAAATAGTGTTCCAGACACAGATAAACCCACAAAACGGAAAACATCATCCAAATCGCAGAGATCACTTAAACTGAAACTTTCGAAATCTAACATTCCAGAAAAAATGATTTCCGAAAAATTAAAGGCAAAATTAaggaaatcaaaaatcaaaaattctgttGCTCTGGGGCTTGCAAATCAGGGTGTGGTCCATAGAGACCTTGCGTCTGTTTTTGGTGGCATGTCCAAGAGCCCCGACCTTATAACGCTACATCCGTCTGAGGAGGATGATGAAGAACTTCAAATGAGTTGCGATGCCACGCACTCTCCAACTACCGTCTCAAATACCTCTACccaaaataaactttcttaatgggtacttttctttcgtggaattgtcgcggcattcgttcaAAACTTCATGACATCAAGTCCATGTTCAATCAGTTTCATCCTATTTGTTTCGGTGTTCAGGAAACTTTCTTGTCACCTAACATTCCCATCAAATTGCGCGGGTATAACTgcgttcggaaagatgcagacactggaCCTCGCAGTTCTGGAGGAGTCTGTATCTTCACATCTAATATTTATCCGAGCACAACTGTCACATTACATACatctctgcaggctgtggctgtacaaatTCACATACGAAcattggtcacagtctgttgcATATATCTAccacctcatgatgtcattcTTCAACATGATCTGGACAGTTTGGTAGACCAACTTCCTCCGCCTTTTATTATGCTTGGTGACTTTAACGGGCacagtactttgtggggttcggcgAATGCTAATTCTAGAGGAAGACAGATTGAAcagttaatttcaaataacaatctCTGTCTACTTAATAATGATGAAACAACatacttccacgaacccacacgcACCTTCCATAGTCTCGATCTTGTTATATGTTCTCCAGAATTGTTGCCTTTCTTAACCTTCGAAGTTTCCGAAGAATTATATGATAGTGATCATTTCCCAGTTATTGTTACCCATGCTGATAGAGGCGGTGTGGTTCATCAGCCTCCGCGTTTCTTATTTCAGCGGGCAAACTGGGATAATTTCTCGAAAGTAGCAGTTATCACTCAGGAAATGGTTAGTTCCGAAGACATTTCGGAGGCCGTGCAACATGTAATTGATGTCATAATGAATGCCGCTAACAATAGTATCCCTAAGAGCTCATCACGTCCAAGAAAATTCCGAAGGCCATGGTGGAATGATGCTTGTAGAAATAGCTATAAAAACCAGAAAAAGCGATGGAATATTTTCAGGAGATATCCTACGACAGAAAACTTTGTAGCCTTTAAACGAGCGAAGGCCATAGCCCGTCGCATACGGCGTAATAGTCAAAGAGAATGCTGGATAAAATTTGTATCGTCTATTACATCCTCTACTTGCAGTAAACATCTATGGAAGAAGGTGAAGGCCGTAAATGGGATTTATACCGAATTTTCTATTCCTGTTTTGAAATCGGGAAATTTGATGCATAGTGCCCCATCAGACGTAGCCAATGTACTCGGACAAACGTTCGCACGAGTTTCCGCAGTTGATTCTTACAGCTCTGATTTTCtagcaattaagaatcgcgcggaacagtTGCCGTTGTGTTTCAATGACCAAAGTACCTCTCCATACAATTGTGAGTTTAGGATGTTTGAATTGGAAAGGGCCTTATCTCAAACTCACGATACCAGTCCCGGCCCAGATGGAATCACGTAcagcatgcttcgccatttgaataaaACTTCACTTTCCAATCTACTGTTGTTATTCAACAGAATCTGGATAGAGCTGAAGTACCCAATacaatggcgcgaagctattgtgattccgaTCTTAAAACCGGATAAAGACTCATTCAACCCTCTTAACTATCGGCCAATAGCTCTGACGAGTTGCCTCTGTAAGACTTTAGAACGGATGGTCAATGCTCGCTTTATGTATGAAttagagaaacaaggatgcatctctccgttgcagagtggtttccgtagaggtcggtcaACGTTTGACAATCTCATACTTCTCGAAACCCAAATCCGTAACGCATTTGTTAGGAGAAACCaccttgtttctatattttttgacatagaaAAAGCTTACGACCGCACATGGCGTTAcggcatactttcaacacttttcaatcttggttttaggggaaatttacctatatttttaaaaaactttttatcttgtcGAACATTTAAAGTTCGCATAGGAAAcgtttattctaataattttatccaagctgagggtgttccgcaGGGAAGTATCCTTAGTGTTACCCTTTTTATCCTACATTTTAGTCAGATACTAAACGTATTATCTCCACCCATTCAAGGCACTTTATATGTAGACGATCTTCAAATATCTTGCCAAGGGAGCAATATGCACTTGATTGAGCGGGAATTGCAAGTTACTGTTAATAAACTCGTAGATTGGTGCAATAAAAACGGGCATACGATTTCCCCAGAGAAAAGTCACTGCGTTCACTTTTGTAGAAAGCGGGGTATTCATTTGGATCCTATAATCCGTATTCGAAACGCTACCATCCCTGTGgttaatcaaactaaatttctGGGTATAATATTCGACcataagctcactttccttccacaCGTTTTACATctacggaagaagtgtgacaggtcaTTAAATATACTCAAGGTACTTTCTAGAACCACCTGGGGAGCAGATTGTACTTCCATGCTCCGAATTTATAAAGCAGTTGTTTTATCTCGTATTGATTacggatgtatggtgtatggCACTGCGCGTTCTACCATCTTACGCAGACTTGACACTATACACCATTCTGCTTTGAGAATTTGTTCAGGAGCATTTCGCACCTCACCAGTGAATAGTTTGTATGTTCTCTGTCACCAATTACCACTTAGTTTACGACGCGAAAAATTATCCGTACAGTACTACTTTCGAGTTTTGTCTTTTCCGAAGCACCCCTTGTCTTCTATGACTTTTCCGGATAGTCTTCGGAGACTTCATAATGCTCGACCGTCTCACATCCTTCCCTTCTGCGAGAGAGCTAAATCTATCCTTCATGATTCTGAACTCCACGGTAGGGTAATCCAAACTACTGATCTCTTTTCCTTTCCCCCTTGGGATATTCTccaaatttcgtttttaaatccCTTCTCTGGGTTTGGGAAGCAGGGTACTGCTCCTATTGTCTATCAGCATTTATTCAATGCTCATTGCTGTCAGTatgcaaaatacttaaaaatttttacggaTGGTTCGAAGTCAAATGATCATGTTGGTTGCGGTATTGTTTTTGATGCCGATACATTCAGTTACCGTCTTGATACTTCTCTTTCAGTTCTATCTGCTGAATTATTAGCAGttttttatgctcttcagaagATTTCACTCTCTCCTGAACGCAAATTCTGCATTtatactgacagcatgagttcattgaaaattctttctAATCTCCAAAACCAGGTTCATCCAGTTGCCTTGGAAATCCTGAGACTCTTAAGGACTCTACAAGACAgggattttcaaatacttttttgctGGATTCCTAGCCATGTTGGAATAATAGGTAATGAGATGGCGGATAGTGCAGCAAAAAATGCGTCTTTGGTTTTGCAGCAAGATATTCCGTACAACGATGCAAAAAATGCCTTTACGCGTCGTGTATACTCATTATGGCAAGAGTCATGGAATAATCAGACGAATAATAAACTCCATTCTGTAAAACCGATTATTTCTtcctggccttgtttaccagtgcgagagTTAGATGTCAAATTggctagactccgcattggccacACACGTTTTAGCcacaaacatcttttattcggcGAACGGGCTCCTTTCTGCTCAAAATGCCAAGCGTTTTTAACGGTTTTTCaccttttaattgaatgtcctaattttaatcatcatcgtttgagattttttaatgcttcatcaGTGGATATGCAAATGCTTGTAGGGGAACATCcccacaaaaacctttttaaatttttaaaagcaactggaTTTTACCatactatttaacatttttctttttaccttgtttacaattttaagacgtactgctttgaaattttatcagtGTTCAGTGTTATCAGTGCTCtatccagtttttaaaattatttaaataaagtcaaaGACTACCTTTTTACCAtgtgtctggcgcagtatagtcagatatggctcttgcgccaataaacgcCAAATTCCACTCCACTCCACTCTTACGAGTTGTCTCAGCAAGACCTTTgagcgtatggtcaatgcccGCCTTGTGTTTGAATTAGAGAAGCAAGGAAGCATTCCCCTGTTTCAGAGTGGTTTCCGAAAAGGACGATCAACTTTTGATAACCTGATCCTACTGGAGACCCAAATTCGCAATGCTTTTGTCAGGAGGAATCACCTTGTTTCTGTTTTCTTTGATATTGAAAAGGCATATGACCGTACATGGCGATACGGCATACTATCTACGATCTTTAAtcttggttttagaggaaacttgcccatctttttaatgaattttttagctTACCGAACGTTCCGAGTTCGCTtgggtaatttttattctaattattttattcaaactgagggtgttccacaaggaagtgtcctcagtgttacactttttattcttcattttagtcAGATACTTAATCATTTGCCATCCTCTATTCATGGAAGTCTTTACGtagatgatctgcagatctcttGCCAAGGAAGTAATATGCGTTTGATTGAGCGTCAGCTACAGAATGCAATTAACAAGATAGTAGCTTGGTGCGATACAAACGGATATAAAATCTCACCTGAGAAATGTCGGTGCATTCACTTTTGTAGAAAACGGAACATTCACTTGGACCCTGTACTATATATACGCACTACTACCATACCTGTCGtagaggaaatgaaatttttagggaTCTTCTTTGATAATAAACTAACTTTCCTTCCACATATTCAGTTTTTGAGAAAGAAATGTGAGAAAACCTTAAACATTCTGAAGGTTCTCTCCAAAACAACTTGGGGTGCAGATAGAACTTCCCTCCTCCGTGTGTACCAGGCTGTTATCCTTTCTCGGATTGACTATGGATGTATGGTGTATGGATCTGCTCGCTCTAGCGTTTTACGACGTCTGGACACTATCCACCATTCGGCTTTGCGAATTTGCTCGGGCGCCTTTCGAACATCACCCATAGAAAGCCTCTATAATATCTGCCACCAGTTACCACTCGACTTAAggcgaaaaaaaatatctactttataCTTCCTACACGCACACGCTAACTTGAATAATCCATTGGGTGAAATGACACTATCGGCTGGACTGCGGAGACTCTATGATGCGCGTCCCTTTCACATACGCCCTTTTTGTGAGAGAATGAAAATGCTTCTGAATGATTTGGAACTTAATGATATTACTATTAAATCAGTTCCTTCTCTCCAATTCTCTCCTTGGAATGTTCCAAAATTTACCTTTTTGAACCCGTTTTCTGGTTTCAATAAAGACATAACTGCGCCAGTTGTTTTACAGCAGCTTTTCCACTATCATCGCTGCCAATATTCTTCTTTTGCaccaatttttacagatggttcgaaA includes the following:
- the LOC129969069 gene encoding uncharacterized protein LOC129969069; translation: MGPKNFQQRTEIKKTKQIYFDHFFVIKRLSDTNETFHTVSPFLVEKAIVSVIGEVPSIRKLRSGDLLVEVGTQKQSHQILKMKALATIPIEVSTHSSLNSSKGVITCGELYHSTIEEITEDLKSEGVTHVRRIFIRRDGQLLPTKHLVLTFQSPTLPEKVKAGYMKLAVRPFIPNPLRCYQCQRFGHSKISCRGTPTCARCAEKGHDSQQCTAQEKCVNCSGDHTSFSRSCPRWQLEKDIIALKTKEQISYVEAKRKILAQTPKPGLSYATASKVPVPGNFCTNCSCMNCTKFTTKTKIVEKTSESETEPSSNSVPDTDKPTKRKTSSKSQRSLKLKLSKSNIPEKMISEKLKAKLRKSKIKNSVALGLANQGVVHRDLASVFGGMSKSPDLITLHPSEEDDEELQMSCDATHSPTTVSNTSTQNKLS